GAGGGGGGGCGCTGGCGGCTCGCGACCAACCCGATCGCGTTCTACGGGCAGTCGACGCCACGCGAGGCGCTCCGGTCGTTTCTGCGCGCGTATCGGCTCGCGCGGTGGGACGTGATGCTGCAGTTCGTACCGGCGCGGTACGCCGAGCGGATGGACGTCGATGCGGTCAAGCGGCAGTTCACCGGCCCGCGGCGCGACGAGATCGCGGCGCAAATGGAGCAGATCGCGCAGGCCGTCGACGGCGAGATCGTTCAAAAGGGCGAGGAGGCGCGGCTCGTGTACGGCGACGGCGAGGTGAAATTCGTCCGCGAAGACGGCCGCTGGAAGATCCTCGACATCGACTGACGGCGCGGCGGACGGGGCGGGCGAGGGCCGGGGGCGAGTCCGCGGCCGGCGCGCGGCGCGGTCGCACGTCCCCGCGATGACGCGGCTCCGGGGGCGAGTCCGTCCCGGCGGCTCGGGGATCCGCGCGTCGGGCACGGACGCCGAGGGGAGCGAGCGTTCGCTGCCGTCCCCGCGATGACGCGGCGCGCAGCTCGGCGGGCGGCGTCCCGCCCGCCCCTGCCGGGGTGCGGCGCTCGGGGTGCCGCACCCCGGTGAGGTCGCCGGTCACCGGCGCGCGGCGCGATCGCCCGCTCGACTCCGCAAAAAAGTCAGGGCGGAGCCGCCGCGCAACGTGGCGAAACTCATGCGACCGGTGGGGACGACGGCGCGGCACGTCGCGATCTGGGGCGTTGCGTGTCGCGATTTCGAGGCACAATGTGAACTAGAAGACGGGTTTCGTGCCGAGGTGTTTTCCGGCTCTATCATGATTCTGGCTCGTTACGAGAGGAGCGACCGCCGCGGTTTGCGGGGCATGCATCGTGCATGTCACACTGACCGTATCAGGACGGGGCGAATCCGGACGATCCACACTGTGAGCGCAAAGCCATGCTGGACCCCTGGGTAATCGAAGAAATCAAGCGCCGTGAAGAGGAGCGCCGTCGCGAGCACGAACACCGGCGGGTCGAAATCCCCGTCTACGCGCCCGTGCCCGACAGCGACGCCGCCCAGCCTCCCAAGGAGGACACCGAGCGCGGCGTGGTCGTCATCGACCTGTAGCGGGCTCGACGGCCGCCCGGACCTTGCGCAGGCCGCGCGAAGGGGCCGGGGTGGCGCGCCCGCTGGCCGGACGCGGCGCGTGCAGCGCGGTGCCGGCGTCGGACGCGGGGGGCCGCCCCGCCTACTTGCCCGCGATCTCGGACCAGCGCTCGCGGATCTCCTGCGCGGTCCAGCCCTCCGGGCCTCGCGGGAGGACGGGGTCGGTCCGCACCATCCTGAACAGGTACATGCGCGGCCCTTCGACCGCCAGGACTTCGCCGGTGAGGTCGGCGGCCAGGTCGGACGCGAGGAACACGGCAGCCGGCGCTACGTGCTCTGGCGCCAGCAGCTCCTTGGCGTTCGGCATGGCCTGCATCATCGGCAGATCGGCTGTGAGCCGGGTGTGGGCGATGGGGGCGAGCGCGTTGCACGTGATGTGGTACTTCTTCAGCTCCATTGCCACGGTGCGCGTGAGGCCGTAGATGCCGGCCTTGGCCGCCGCGTAGTTGGTTTGGCCGAAGTTGCCCATGAGACCGGCCACGCTCGTCGTGTTGATGATGCGTCCGCCCTCGCCGCGTTCCTTCATGTGCGCTGCCGCCGCGCGGGTGCACAGGAATGTACCGCGCAGGTGGACCTTGACGACGATGTCGAACATCTCGTCGGTCATCTTCAACAGCGTCTTGTCGCGGAGGATGCCGGCGTTGTTGACGAGGATGTCGAGCTTGCCGAAGGCGTCGAGCGCGGTCTTGACGATGTTGTCGGCGCCGGCGCGCTCGGAGACATCGTCGTAGTTCGGTACCGCCTCGCCGCCGGCGTCGACGATCTCGGCTACCACCTTCGCGGCCGCGGTCTCATCGGAACCGGTACCGTCTCGTGCGCCGCCCAGGTCGTTGACGACGACCTTGGCGCCTTCTTTGGCGAACAGCAGCGCGTGGGCGCGTCCAATACCGCCGCCGGCGCCGGTGATGACTGCAACTTTCCCGTCGAGAAGCCCCATGAGACGTTATCCTCCGTCGGCCTGAAAAACGGGCTCACCCTATCACAGCCTCCGTGGACCGCGTCGACCTGACATCGCCCGTCGTGCCGCCGGCGCCCGAGCGGCGTGCCCTGCACGTCGCGTTCACGATGGCGTTGGCCGTGCTCGGGTGGGGCTTGCTGGCGGCGGCGACCGTCATACCGGGATGGGCGCCAGCGTCTGCGCGGGCCTCCGATGCGGTCGCGGTGGCCGCGTTCTTGCTGGTGATCGTGGTGGCGCGGCGGATGGCGTTGCCGATGCTGCCGCAGGTCGCGGTGTCTCTGGACACGGGGTTCCTGATCGCCGCGGCCGTGTGTCTGGGCTCGGTGACCTCGGGGTGGCTCGTCGCGGTCGCGCTGTCGCTCGACGCGTTCGTGCGCCGCCTCGGCGAGCGCCGCGCCAATCCGGTCGCACACACCTGGCTCGACGATATCGCGTACGTTCTGTACTTCGGCGGCATGTCGGGCGCGCTGCTGATGGGGTTGGGGTGGCTGCTGGCCGTCGACGGATTCGATCTGTCTACCGGCATCGAACGCGAGTCGGACGCGCTCGGGCTCGTGTTTGCCCTCGGCGGCAGCTTCCTCGCGGTGCACTACGCGGTCCAGGGCGTGCGCCTGCGCATTCTCGGCCGGCCGTTCGCGTCGTACGTGCGGCGCGTGGCGCTGCCCGGTATCGTCGCGGAGGCGTCGCTGCTGCCGCTGGCGGTCGTCGTCGTTCTGCTGTACCGGCGGGACCAACCGCTCGGCTTTCTTCTGTTGGCGGCGACCTACTTGCTGATCAACTTGGTGTTCTTCCGGCTGCGGCGCATCGGCTTGCGCTTGCAACGGCGTGTCGTCGAACTCGAGACGCTCAACGCCACGTCGCGGGAGTTGGCCAAGTCGCTCCAACTGCACGATCTGGTCGACGCCGTTGCGCGCGAGACGGTCAAGGCGCTGCCGCGCGCCGAGCTGCTCACGCTCGTGCATCGCACGCGGTCGGACGAGGCGGGCGAGCGCCTGGTGGTCGATGCGTACGAGCGCGACCGCGGCCGCTTCGAGCGCTTCCACGTCGCGGGGCGCGACGGCCCCTCCGGGTGGGTGCTCGACCGCTGCGAGTCGCTGATGATCGCGGACCTGCGGCGCAGCCCGTTCGACGCGGCGGCCGCGTCCGGCGTACGCTCGTGGCTGGGCGTTCCGTTGGTCGTCCACGGCGAGGCGGTCGGCGTCCTCGCGGTGCAGAGTCGCCAGCGCGGCGCGTTCGACACCGACGATCGGCGATTGCTCGAGGCGATCGGAGCGCAGGCGGCGGTGGCGCTGCAAAACGCCCACCTGTACGAACTCGCGATGGTCGACGGGCTCACGCGGCTGTTCGTCCGCCGCTACTTCGACGCGCGGCTCGCCGAGGAGATCGAACGCGCGCGCCGATTCGGTACGGAGTTCTCGGTCGTCATGATGGACATCGACGACTTCAAACAGCTCAACGATTCGCTCGGCCATCCGGCGGGCGACGCGGTGCTCGTCGCCGTCGCCGACATCGTGCGGCGGAACATGCGCGGCGTCGACACCGCCGCGCGCTACGGCGGCGAGGAGATCTCGATCGTGCTGCCGCGCACGCCGCTGTTGGACGCCTACAACCTCGCGGAACGCATTCGCGGGCTGATCGAGGCGGCGCGCGTTCCGTATGACGGCGGTACGATCTCCGTCACCGCGTCGTTCGGCATCGCGGCCTACCCGGAAAGCGGCG
The nucleotide sequence above comes from Deltaproteobacteria bacterium. Encoded proteins:
- a CDS encoding SDR family oxidoreductase — its product is MGLLDGKVAVITGAGGGIGRAHALLFAKEGAKVVVNDLGGARDGTGSDETAAAKVVAEIVDAGGEAVPNYDDVSERAGADNIVKTALDAFGKLDILVNNAGILRDKTLLKMTDEMFDIVVKVHLRGTFLCTRAAAAHMKERGEGGRIINTTSVAGLMGNFGQTNYAAAKAGIYGLTRTVAMELKKYHITCNALAPIAHTRLTADLPMMQAMPNAKELLAPEHVAPAAVFLASDLAADLTGEVLAVEGPRMYLFRMVRTDPVLPRGPEGWTAQEIRERWSEIAGK
- a CDS encoding sensor domain-containing diguanylate cyclase, which translates into the protein MDRVDLTSPVVPPAPERRALHVAFTMALAVLGWGLLAAATVIPGWAPASARASDAVAVAAFLLVIVVARRMALPMLPQVAVSLDTGFLIAAAVCLGSVTSGWLVAVALSLDAFVRRLGERRANPVAHTWLDDIAYVLYFGGMSGALLMGLGWLLAVDGFDLSTGIERESDALGLVFALGGSFLAVHYAVQGVRLRILGRPFASYVRRVALPGIVAEASLLPLAVVVVLLYRRDQPLGFLLLAATYLLINLVFFRLRRIGLRLQRRVVELETLNATSRELAKSLQLHDLVDAVARETVKALPRAELLTLVHRTRSDEAGERLVVDAYERDRGRFERFHVAGRDGPSGWVLDRCESLMIADLRRSPFDAAAASGVRSWLGVPLVVHGEAVGVLAVQSRQRGAFDTDDRRLLEAIGAQAAVALQNAHLYELAMVDGLTRLFVRRYFDARLAEEIERARRFGTEFSVVMMDIDDFKQLNDSLGHPAGDAVLVAVADIVRRNMRGVDTAARYGGEEISIVLPRTPLLDAYNLAERIRGLIEAARVPYDGGTISVTASFGIAAYPESGEGTADDVVRRADTALYRAKRTGKNRVELYWADGERPD